In Mus caroli chromosome 19, CAROLI_EIJ_v1.1, whole genome shotgun sequence, a genomic segment contains:
- the Mbl2 gene encoding mannose-binding protein C, with the protein MSLFTSFLLLCVVTAVYAETLTEGVQNTCPVITCSSPGLNGFPGKDGHDGAKGEKGEPGQGLRGLQGPPGKVGPSGPPGNPGLKGAVGPKGDRGDRAEFDTREIDSEIAALRSELRALRKWVLFSLSEKVGKKYFVGSVKKMSFDRVKALCSEFQGSVATPRNAEENAAVKKVAKDIAYLGITDERVEGSFEDLTRKRVHYTNWDDGEPNNAGGGEDCVVILGNGKWNDIPCSESFLAICEFSD; encoded by the exons ATGTCCCTTTTCACATCCTTCCTTCTGCTGTGTGTGGTGACAGCAGTTTATGCAGAGACCTTAACTGAAGGTGTTCAAAATACCTGCCCTGTGATTACCTGCAGTTCTCCAGGCCTGAATGGCTTCCCAGGCAAAGATGGACATGACGGTgctaagggagaaaagggagaaccAG GTCAAGGGCTCAGAGGCTTGCAAGGCCCTCCTGGAAAAGTAGGACCTTCAGGACCCCCGGGGAATCCTGGGTTAAAAGGAGCAGTGGGACCGAAAGGAGACCGTGGGGACAGAGCAG AATTTGATACTAGAGAAATTGATTCAGAAATTGCAGCCCTACGATCAGAGCTGAGAGCCCTGAGAAAAT ggGTGCTCTTCTCTCTGAGTGAAAAAGTTGGAAAGAAGTATTTTGTGGGCAGTGTTAAAAAGATGAGCTTTGATAGAGTGAAGGCCCTGTGCTCCGAATTCCAGGGCTCTGTGGCCactcccaggaatgctgaggAAAACGCGGCCGTCAAGAAAGTGGCCAAAGATATTGCCTACTTGGGCATAACAGATGAGAGGGTTGAAGGCAGTTTTGAGGATCTGACAAGAAAAAGAGTGCACTACACTAACTGGGATGATGGGGAGCCCAATAACGCTGGCGGTGGGGAAGACTGTGTGGTGATCTTGGGAAATGGCAAGTGGAACGATATCCCCTGCTCTGAATCTTTTTTGGCAATCTGTGAATTCTCTGACTGA